In Kaistella faecalis, a genomic segment contains:
- a CDS encoding helix-turn-helix domain-containing protein, translating to MQLKFKLTLLFLLSLVIFNNFPAQKSPNSNLSNEEIEKTIDANINNPTEMWKLINFYISKSKKEQNKEALFYAYRYASVNSTYPINLKYADSALIIAKNSEIKKILIDAYLHHGNVNMAEEFYEKALDDILAANKLSQEIGDEYILNKTIYYIAQNKIYLGQYEDARKELLISLKYFKDHLNNKSSLGKNYQVYYLYSLMSLIDSNIKLGNIEENKALLEEAFSYIKDNKLDQYTPYFITSEGMTAYYLKDYNSAISKFSESIRLYNDQWDHNTEVYYLGLSYWHIGKEQLAVKYLEEIDKHYEKTKKLDPQFRSAYEILIKYYNSIGDTKKQLEYINKLMFLDRSYEKNYKYLYERIVKEYDTKKLIAEKNRIESTLQNQRAIFFVLIIVLLGIFLFFGYRIYKEKQNYKKRFEAILAQQSTEDATTAPRLLNEIQIKSPQKFNYEFYNKIPGLNPIFVESILKQLENFEKEEKFLDSQVSQKSLSEDFGTNSTYFSKIINTYKGKNFTLYINDLRLDYIITHLKNDVKYINMDVKELASISGFSSTENFSDNFRRKFDLKPSVFIKMMKEKL from the coding sequence ATGCAGTTGAAATTTAAATTAACACTTCTTTTTCTCCTTTCTCTTGTTATTTTCAACAATTTCCCGGCTCAAAAGTCGCCGAACTCCAATTTAAGTAATGAGGAAATCGAAAAAACGATTGATGCAAACATCAATAATCCGACAGAAATGTGGAAACTGATAAATTTCTATATTTCAAAATCAAAAAAAGAGCAAAACAAGGAGGCTTTATTTTATGCTTATCGTTACGCGAGCGTAAACAGTACCTATCCGATAAATTTAAAATATGCTGACAGCGCGTTGATTATTGCAAAAAACTCTGAAATTAAAAAGATTCTCATTGATGCATACTTACATCACGGTAATGTCAATATGGCAGAAGAGTTCTACGAAAAAGCTCTAGATGATATTTTGGCAGCAAATAAGTTATCACAAGAGATCGGAGACGAATACATCTTAAACAAGACCATCTACTATATTGCACAAAATAAAATTTATTTAGGACAGTATGAAGATGCAAGAAAGGAGCTTTTAATATCGCTTAAATATTTTAAGGACCATCTAAATAATAAATCCTCTTTAGGGAAAAATTATCAGGTATATTACCTCTATTCCCTAATGAGCCTTATAGATTCGAATATAAAACTGGGGAATATTGAGGAAAATAAAGCATTGTTAGAAGAAGCTTTTAGTTATATAAAAGATAATAAACTAGACCAATACACTCCGTATTTTATCACTTCTGAAGGTATGACTGCTTATTATCTAAAAGACTATAATAGCGCAATTTCTAAATTTTCGGAATCCATCAGATTATACAATGACCAATGGGATCATAATACCGAAGTTTATTATTTAGGTCTCTCCTACTGGCATATTGGTAAGGAGCAACTGGCCGTAAAATATCTGGAAGAAATCGACAAACATTATGAGAAGACAAAAAAGCTCGATCCACAGTTTCGCTCGGCGTATGAAATCCTGATCAAATATTATAATTCTATAGGTGATACCAAAAAACAATTGGAATATATCAACAAACTGATGTTCCTCGACCGTTCCTACGAGAAAAACTACAAGTATCTCTACGAAAGAATTGTTAAGGAATATGATACCAAAAAACTTATAGCCGAAAAAAACCGAATTGAAAGTACGCTGCAAAATCAGAGAGCTATCTTTTTTGTATTAATTATTGTACTTCTTGGTATTTTTCTGTTTTTCGGATACAGGATCTATAAAGAAAAGCAGAATTACAAAAAGCGTTTCGAAGCGATCCTCGCGCAACAGAGTACGGAAGACGCTACTACAGCACCTAGATTATTGAATGAAATTCAAATTAAGAGTCCACAGAAATTTAACTACGAGTTTTATAATAAAATTCCAGGTCTCAATCCCATTTTTGTTGAGAGCATTCTGAAGCAACTCGAAAATTTTGAAAAGGAGGAGAAATTCCTTGATTCGCAGGTTTCACAAAAATCACTGAGTGAGGACTTTGGTACCAATTCCACTTACTTTTCAAAAATCATCAATACCTACAAAGGGAAAAACTTTACCCTTTATATCAATGACCTCCGTCTTGATTATATTATCACCCATTTGAAAAATGATGTGAAATACATTAATATGGACGTGAAGGAACTTGCATCCATTTCGGGATTCTCGAGCACAGAGAATTTTTCTGATAATTTCCGCAGGAAATTTGATCTTAAGCCATCCGTCTTCATCAAAATGATGAAAGAAAAACTTTAA
- a CDS encoding DUF6078 family protein produces the protein MKERRPAVEYHMFSLQFQHCMLEACPRSDFYIRYLAFSLAPPERDVFLLLNPAHLGGQDLARCPYYRDDAPEYFVSGLHRAAQNLPSAKYILIRQDLIAIYDTVPDLLFPSDCCT, from the coding sequence ATGAAAGAACGTCGCCCGGCCGTGGAATACCATATGTTTTCCCTACAATTTCAGCACTGTATGCTGGAAGCATGCCCCAGGAGCGATTTCTACATCCGGTATCTGGCTTTCTCACTGGCACCGCCGGAGCGGGATGTTTTTCTGCTGCTCAATCCAGCTCATCTCGGTGGTCAAGATCTTGCCCGGTGCCCCTATTACAGGGATGATGCACCCGAATATTTCGTGAGCGGACTGCACCGGGCGGCACAAAACCTTCCTTCCGCCAAGTACATCCTGATCCGGCAGGATCTCATTGCTATTTACGACACCGTACCCGACCTCCTGTTTCCTTCAGATTGCTGTACTTAA
- the lat gene encoding L-lysine 6-transaminase gives MNDAIASHPQTTNKVKETLSKHMLADGFDFVMDIEKSHGSWIHDRNTGKEFLDMFSMFGSASIGYNHPYLMERSEWLGKMAVNKPTLADVYSQEFADFMDVFSRVAIPEELQYTFFIEGGTMAVENAMKACFDWKTRKNFEKGLDTEAGICIHFKQAFHGRSGYTLSLTNTSDPRKYQYFPKFDWPRIINPHLNFPITEENLEETIKNEQLALLHIQEAILTNPDQVACIIIEPIQAEGGDHHFRDEFFQGLRNICDENEILLIFDEVQTGIGITGKMWAFQHFTVKPDIISFGKKTQVCGVLANKEKFDEIPNNVFRESSRINSTFGGNFIDMLRFQLVMEVIEKESLVENARVVGNYLLDGLKKLELQFPDKISGARGRGLMCAINLPSGAARDRMREILYDDGLIILACGDNSIRFRPHLNVTTEEIQIALDKIAHNISKI, from the coding sequence ATGAATGACGCAATTGCATCTCACCCACAAACCACCAATAAAGTAAAAGAAACCCTTTCGAAACATATGCTTGCCGACGGTTTCGATTTCGTAATGGATATCGAAAAATCCCACGGCAGCTGGATCCACGACCGTAATACCGGAAAAGAGTTCCTCGATATGTTTTCAATGTTTGGATCTGCATCCATTGGTTATAACCATCCTTATTTAATGGAAAGATCTGAATGGTTAGGCAAAATGGCAGTGAACAAACCGACTTTAGCCGATGTGTACTCCCAGGAATTTGCAGATTTCATGGACGTTTTTTCCCGCGTTGCAATTCCGGAAGAACTTCAGTACACCTTTTTTATTGAAGGCGGAACTATGGCGGTAGAAAACGCAATGAAAGCCTGCTTCGACTGGAAAACCCGGAAAAATTTCGAAAAAGGTTTAGATACCGAAGCTGGAATCTGCATCCATTTCAAACAGGCATTTCACGGCAGAAGCGGTTATACATTAAGTTTGACCAATACTTCAGATCCAAGAAAATATCAGTATTTCCCGAAATTCGACTGGCCGAGAATCATTAATCCACATCTCAATTTCCCGATCACTGAAGAAAATTTAGAAGAAACCATTAAAAATGAACAGTTGGCGTTGCTGCATATTCAGGAGGCGATTCTGACAAATCCCGATCAGGTAGCATGTATTATCATTGAGCCAATTCAGGCTGAAGGTGGTGATCATCATTTCCGCGACGAATTCTTCCAGGGATTAAGAAATATCTGTGACGAGAATGAAATTCTTCTGATTTTTGATGAAGTACAGACAGGAATTGGAATTACGGGAAAGATGTGGGCATTTCAGCATTTCACTGTAAAACCTGACATTATTTCTTTCGGAAAGAAAACGCAGGTTTGCGGAGTTTTAGCCAATAAAGAAAAATTTGATGAAATCCCGAACAATGTATTCCGCGAAAGTTCCAGAATTAATTCAACATTTGGCGGCAATTTTATAGATATGCTCCGTTTTCAGTTGGTAATGGAAGTTATTGAAAAAGAAAGCCTCGTTGAAAATGCAAGGGTAGTGGGCAACTATCTTTTAGATGGACTGAAAAAACTTGAACTTCAGTTTCCCGATAAGATTTCCGGAGCCCGAGGGCGCGGTTTAATGTGCGCTATTAACTTACCAAGCGGAGCTGCCCGTGATAGAATGCGTGAAATATTATACGATGACGGTTTAATTATACTGGCATGTGGCGACAATTCGATCCGCTTCCGTCCACATCTAAATGTTACCACGGAAGAGATTCAAATTGCACTTGATAAGATTGCTCATAATATCAGTAAAATTTAA
- a CDS encoding lipocalin family protein — MKKILNSGLLVVLMTIFAVSCSTQLKTLENGKKIDNRLLGVWSGSEKDQQIDGVEKKWDMTRNADGTFVLNFVFTQNGRTQETQETGNWWIEGNKFYEYHEESGKTDVYTYSVPNENQVKFKSQSISVGMNNDSYEFTDTRKK, encoded by the coding sequence ATGAAGAAAATTTTAAACTCGGGTTTGTTGGTTGTATTGATGACGATCTTCGCCGTTTCCTGTTCTACCCAATTAAAAACTTTAGAAAACGGAAAGAAAATTGATAACCGGTTGCTCGGTGTTTGGTCCGGCTCTGAAAAAGATCAGCAGATTGACGGCGTGGAGAAAAAATGGGATATGACACGGAATGCAGACGGTACTTTTGTTTTAAACTTTGTTTTTACCCAAAACGGCAGAACCCAGGAAACCCAGGAAACCGGAAACTGGTGGATCGAAGGAAATAAATTCTACGAATATCACGAAGAATCAGGGAAAACAGATGTTTATACCTATTCTGTTCCCAATGAAAATCAGGTAAAATTCAAATCACAAAGTATTAGTGTCGGTATGAACAACGACTCCTATGAGTTTACGGATACCCGCAAAAAATAA
- a CDS encoding aldehyde dehydrogenase family protein, with the protein MSHKTIDYGIEESLKNLGISQQNNGVSSGGNYFANGDLLESYSPTDGKLIATVKTASTEDYNTVIEKAKSAYKEFRMIPSPKRGELVRQFGLKLREYKDDLGKLVSYEMGKSLQEGLGEVQEMIDICDFAVGLSRQLHGYTMHSERPGHRMYEQYHPLGIVGIISAFNFPVAVWSWNTALSWICGNVTIWKPSEKTPLCAIACQNIINEVLKENNLPEGISTMIVGDHRIGEQLVNDRNVALVSFTGSTKVGRIVGRNVAERFGKSILELGGNNAIIITENADLDMSIIGAVFGAVGTAGQRCTSTRRLIIHESVYDEVKNRLVKAYGQLKIGNPLDENNHVGPLIDKDAVKQYLDSIEKCRKEGGKFAVEGGVLEGENYESGCYVKPCIAEVENSYEIVQHETFAPILYLIKYKTLDEAISLQNDVPQGLSSAIMTQNLREAELFLSQAGSDCGIANVNIGTSGAEIGGAFGGEKETGGGRESGSDVWKYYMRRQTNTINYTASLPLAQGIKFDL; encoded by the coding sequence ATGTCTCATAAAACGATCGATTACGGTATCGAAGAATCACTTAAAAATTTAGGAATTTCCCAACAGAATAATGGCGTTTCGTCCGGCGGTAACTATTTTGCCAACGGTGATCTGCTCGAAAGTTATTCTCCGACCGACGGAAAACTTATCGCTACAGTAAAAACAGCAAGTACTGAAGATTATAATACGGTCATAGAAAAGGCCAAATCAGCATACAAAGAATTCCGGATGATTCCATCGCCGAAAAGAGGCGAGTTGGTAAGACAGTTCGGACTTAAACTCCGCGAATACAAAGATGATTTAGGTAAACTTGTTTCTTATGAAATGGGTAAATCGCTTCAGGAAGGACTCGGCGAAGTTCAGGAAATGATTGATATCTGCGATTTCGCAGTTGGTTTGTCCCGCCAGCTTCACGGTTACACCATGCATTCCGAGAGACCCGGTCACCGTATGTATGAGCAGTATCATCCGCTTGGAATTGTTGGAATTATCTCAGCATTTAATTTTCCGGTGGCAGTTTGGTCCTGGAATACAGCCCTTTCCTGGATCTGCGGAAACGTAACCATCTGGAAACCATCAGAAAAAACGCCACTTTGCGCAATCGCATGTCAGAATATCATTAATGAAGTTTTAAAGGAAAATAATCTTCCGGAAGGAATTTCGACCATGATTGTAGGCGATCACAGAATTGGCGAACAACTCGTTAACGACAGAAATGTTGCACTTGTTTCATTTACGGGTTCAACTAAGGTTGGACGTATCGTCGGAAGAAATGTGGCTGAAAGATTCGGGAAATCAATCCTGGAGCTTGGCGGAAACAACGCAATCATCATTACCGAAAACGCAGATCTGGATATGTCGATCATCGGCGCCGTTTTTGGTGCTGTGGGAACTGCCGGGCAAAGATGTACTTCTACAAGACGCTTAATTATTCACGAATCCGTTTACGATGAAGTGAAAAACCGTCTGGTAAAAGCTTACGGACAATTAAAAATTGGAAATCCACTGGATGAGAATAATCACGTTGGACCTTTGATCGATAAGGATGCGGTAAAACAATATCTCGATTCCATTGAAAAATGCAGGAAAGAAGGCGGAAAATTCGCGGTTGAAGGCGGAGTTCTGGAAGGTGAAAATTACGAATCCGGATGCTATGTAAAACCATGCATCGCTGAAGTTGAAAACTCTTACGAAATTGTGCAGCACGAAACCTTCGCACCTATTTTATACCTTATTAAATACAAAACGCTCGACGAAGCAATTTCACTACAGAACGATGTTCCACAGGGATTAAGTTCTGCAATTATGACCCAGAATCTTCGTGAAGCTGAATTGTTCCTTTCTCAGGCAGGTTCCGACTGTGGAATTGCTAATGTGAATATAGGAACTTCAGGAGCAGAAATCGGTGGCGCTTTCGGTGGTGAAAAAGAAACCGGTGGCGGTAGAGAATCCGGCTCCGATGTATGGAAATATTACATGAGACGCCAGACCAACACTATTAATTACACTGCAAGTTTGCCGCTTGCGCAGGGAATTAAGTTCGATTTATAG
- a CDS encoding GNAT family N-acetyltransferase encodes MNFSIQPILENENFKLIPLQENDFERLYVVASDPKVWEQHPNKERYKREVFENFFKGAMESKGAFLVVSKDSGEVLGCTRFYDFDRENKSILIGYTFYGRNSWGKNVNPQIKKMMLDYIFQYVETVIFHVGKENIRSQVAMERLGAEKEGEEEIAYFGELPKINVVYEIRKENW; translated from the coding sequence ATGAATTTCTCCATTCAGCCCATATTGGAAAACGAAAATTTCAAATTGATTCCCTTACAGGAAAACGATTTTGAAAGGTTATACGTTGTTGCGTCCGATCCTAAAGTTTGGGAACAGCATCCAAATAAAGAGCGTTATAAAAGGGAGGTCTTCGAGAATTTTTTCAAAGGCGCTATGGAAAGCAAAGGCGCTTTTTTGGTGGTGAGTAAAGATTCCGGCGAAGTTTTAGGATGTACGAGGTTTTATGATTTTGACAGAGAAAATAAATCCATCCTCATAGGTTACACTTTTTACGGAAGAAATTCGTGGGGTAAAAATGTAAATCCTCAGATTAAAAAAATGATGCTTGATTATATTTTTCAGTACGTAGAAACGGTTATTTTTCATGTTGGAAAAGAAAATATTCGTTCTCAGGTGGCGATGGAAAGACTTGGAGCCGAAAAAGAAGGCGAAGAGGAGATTGCGTATTTCGGTGAATTACCTAAAATAAACGTGGTGTACGAAATCAGAAAAGAAAACTGGTAA
- a CDS encoding bifunctional transcriptional activator/DNA repair enzyme AdaA: MELSNEIMYQASFDKNPDFEGVFWMGVKTTGIFCRPTCTARKPKFENVEFFSNTKDAILKGYRPCKVCKPLENPDETPQGIQYLLSELAADPSLKFKDFDLVNRGLEPATVRRWFMKHHGMTFHAFQRMFKLNSAFKKLNSGENVTGAAFNSGYESLSGFNESFKNIFGVSPKNSKSEEVVDLKRIETPLGTMIACADENGICMLEFSDRKALPTELKEISKHFNANIIHGENPHFKTLEKELAEYFEGKRKDFTVPLSPVGTDFQKSVWEVLRKIPYGTTRSYQEQANILGNPKAVRAVANANGLNKISIIIPCHRVIGTNGTLTGYGGGIWRKQKLLELEKAILF, from the coding sequence ATGGAACTTTCTAACGAAATAATGTATCAGGCTTCTTTCGATAAAAACCCCGATTTCGAAGGCGTTTTCTGGATGGGCGTGAAAACCACGGGGATTTTCTGCCGGCCGACCTGTACAGCGCGTAAACCGAAGTTTGAAAATGTGGAGTTTTTCAGCAATACCAAAGATGCAATCCTGAAAGGGTATCGGCCCTGTAAAGTCTGCAAGCCCCTTGAAAATCCGGATGAAACTCCTCAAGGCATTCAGTATTTGCTGAGCGAACTGGCGGCGGATCCTTCTCTGAAATTTAAAGATTTCGATCTGGTGAACAGAGGTCTGGAACCCGCAACCGTCCGGCGGTGGTTCATGAAGCACCACGGCATGACCTTTCATGCGTTCCAGCGGATGTTTAAGCTGAATTCGGCTTTTAAGAAACTGAATTCCGGGGAGAATGTCACTGGTGCTGCCTTCAACAGCGGATATGAGAGTCTGAGCGGATTTAATGAAAGTTTTAAAAATATTTTCGGAGTTTCACCAAAGAATTCCAAGAGTGAAGAAGTGGTGGATTTAAAAAGAATTGAAACTCCACTGGGAACCATGATTGCCTGCGCTGATGAAAACGGAATCTGTATGCTGGAGTTTTCCGACAGGAAAGCACTCCCCACGGAACTGAAAGAGATTTCGAAACATTTTAATGCGAACATCATTCACGGTGAAAATCCGCACTTCAAAACTTTAGAAAAAGAACTTGCCGAATATTTCGAAGGAAAACGCAAGGATTTTACTGTTCCGCTATCGCCCGTAGGGACTGATTTTCAGAAAAGTGTCTGGGAAGTGCTTCGTAAAATCCCCTACGGAACCACGAGAAGTTACCAGGAACAGGCGAATATCCTGGGCAATCCAAAAGCCGTAAGGGCCGTGGCAAATGCCAATGGTCTCAACAAAATTTCCATCATCATCCCATGTCACAGAGTGATTGGCACCAACGGAACGCTCACCGGTTATGGAGGCGGAATCTGGCGAAAACAAAAACTGCTGGAACTGGAAAAAGCAATTCTCTTTTAA
- a CDS encoding DUF2911 domain-containing protein, whose amino-acid sequence MKKLLIAAFISSTLFAYAQHTLPAASPRQTLEQQFSTTKISVDYGRPGVKGRKIFGDLVPYNKVWRAGANGATKITFAQPVTFGGKTVPAGSYGLFVIPTEKEWKVILNKDAQQWGAYAYDEKLNVTEISVPVQKLSEKQEWFGIELNPVDDNSVDLVVKWDQTKVTVPVKAANTETVTKVVAKLKEIRQIERDAAAKK is encoded by the coding sequence ATGAAAAAACTATTGATTGCAGCTTTTATTTCCTCAACGCTGTTTGCTTACGCTCAGCATACACTTCCGGCAGCCAGCCCGAGACAGACGCTGGAACAGCAGTTTTCTACCACTAAAATTTCAGTGGATTACGGAAGACCGGGAGTAAAGGGGCGAAAAATTTTCGGTGACCTCGTACCGTATAATAAAGTGTGGAGAGCCGGTGCCAATGGAGCCACCAAAATTACCTTTGCCCAACCCGTAACTTTCGGCGGAAAAACAGTTCCCGCAGGTTCTTACGGTTTGTTTGTAATTCCGACAGAGAAAGAGTGGAAAGTTATTCTGAATAAAGATGCTCAACAATGGGGAGCCTATGCCTACGACGAAAAACTGAATGTAACCGAAATTAGCGTGCCCGTACAGAAACTTTCGGAAAAGCAGGAGTGGTTCGGCATAGAGCTTAATCCTGTTGATGATAATTCGGTTGATCTGGTGGTGAAATGGGATCAGACCAAAGTTACAGTTCCTGTAAAAGCTGCAAATACGGAGACCGTTACCAAAGTGGTTGCGAAGCTGAAAGAAATCCGCCAGATCGAACGTGACGCTGCAGCAAAGAAATAA
- a CDS encoding putative signal transducing protein has product MERETRVSVFESEKPSEIQLIKARLDANNITSFLNDKYMSFTTTPTANTIKLMVNLQDEQRAFDIIDELIMKSDLDLTANLKN; this is encoded by the coding sequence ATGGAAAGAGAAACGAGAGTATCGGTATTTGAAAGTGAAAAACCGTCGGAAATTCAATTGATTAAAGCCCGTTTGGATGCCAACAATATTACCTCCTTTTTAAATGATAAGTATATGTCATTCACTACCACACCTACTGCGAACACCATTAAACTTATGGTAAATCTGCAGGATGAACAGAGAGCATTTGATATTATAGATGAATTGATCATGAAATCTGATTTAGATCTTACTGCTAACCTTAAAAATTAA